TAGGTTTAAATCCTATTTTAGGCGCTGTAGCTGTAGTGCTAACAACGTTTTCTACTTCTTCAATTAAAGGCTCCTTATAATCCCTCACCGCATACGTTTGCTGATTAAGTTTGTCATAGGCTGAACTTGGGATATTAACAGAAACGCTAGGCGTTTTATGCTGTGGCTTGATCCAGCTGATATCCCCACTTTTCCAAACGTAGATTAATCCTACGATCAAGATACCGATAAAGATAGCCATCTCAACCAGTGTAAACCAGCCCCAGCGCGCATCGGCAGCAATAAAGTCAGCATTGCCAAACACGGTAGCCCAAGGGAAGATGAAGATCAGTTCCACATCAAAGAGCAGAAAGATCAGCGCAATGACATAGAAGCGTGGATTGAATTGAATCCAAGACGTTCCAACACTTTCCTCACCACATTCGTAGGTACTTAATTTTACTGGATTAGGATTTTTAGGCGAAAGGACGAATGCCAGGAAGATTGTAGCACATACCAATAGCATCCCTACTATAGCCATTAGTAGGATTTTGCCATATTCCGATATCTGTGCGGGGTCGTCCATTTTACAAAACTAAGAATTAATTCTAGCATTTAGTAGCCTCAAAGCTTTAGAAACATAAAAAAGGGCATCCTGCTGAATGCCCTTTTCTTATATCAGGAGAGCGACGCTAAACTTGCCGCTCCTTTTTCATCATTTTCTAGAATGGCTTTCCAGGCATCTTAGGCATGTTTCTCATCATTTTGGCAGCCATGGCAGGGTTCGACATTTGTTTCATCACCTTACGCATATCGCCAAATTGCTTCATCAACTTGTTAACCTCATTGACATCTGTTCCGGAACCTTTCGCAATACGCATTCTCCTACGTTGATCGATTGCATCCGGATTTTCGCGCTCAAAAGGAGTCATTGAATCGATGATCGCTTCGATAGGTTTGAACGCATCATCATCAATCTCCACGTCTTTGATCGCTTTTCCAACCCCCGGAATCATCCCCATCAAATCCTTCATATTACCCATCTTCTTGATTTGTTGAATCTGGGACTTGAAGTCGTTGAAGTCGAATTTATTCTTACGGATTTTCTTCTGCAACTCTGCCGCTTGTTTCTCGTCAAATTGTTGCTGAGCACGCTCCACAAGGGAAACAACGTCACCCATCCCTAAAATACGAGAAGCCATACGATCTGGGTGGAAAACATCCAATGCTTCCATCTTCTCACCCGTACCGATAAACTTAATAGGTTTGTTAACAACCGACTTAATCGAAAGCGCAGCACCACCACGCGTATCACCGTCTAATTTCGTTAATACAACCCCGGTAAAGTCTAAGTGATCGTTAAATGCTTTAGCCGTGTTTACTGCATCCTGACCCGTCATCGAGTCAACAACGAATAAAATCTCATGTGGTTGCGTAGCATCCTTAACCGCTGTGATCTCTTGCATCAACGCCTCGTCAATAGCTAAGCGACCGGCAGTATCTATGATGACTACATTATTTCCATTGCGTTTAGCTTCTTCAACACCCGCAACGGCAATACCGATTGGATCGGTAGATTCTCTATTCACAAAAACCGGAACACCAACTTGTTGGCCTAATACCTCCAATTGATCAATAGCGGCAGGACGATAAACGTCGCCTGCAACCAATAAAGGTTTCTTGTTCTTCTGCGTTTTCAAGAAGTTCGCCAATTTTCCGGAGAAGGTCGTTTTACCCGCACCGTTCAGACCAGCGATCAAGATGACAGTAGGATTCTTTGTAATCTCAAGCTCCGTAACTGTACCGCCCATTAACTCGGTCAGCTCGTCGTTCATGATCTTCGTCAATAACTGACCCGGAGAGATACTAGTTAATACATTTTGCCCTAAAGCCTTTTGCTTAACGTCATCTGTAAAAGTCTTAGCAGTCTTGTAATTCACATCGGCATCTAATAAGGCCTTGCGAATTTCCTTCATCGTCTCTGCTACGTTAATTTCCGTAATATTACCTTGCCCTTTAAGTACTTTAAAGGCTCTGTCTAATTTATCCTGTAGATTTGAAAACATCGTTTAATCTCTTGAAATCCTGTTGCTAATTGTGCAAATGTACGAAATCCTATTGAAAGGAAATCCATCCGCAATAAACTTTAATGATTAGGTCGAATCCCTGAAATAGCGTAATCCTGTTGAATATCTTCCCTTATCACCTATTCAGAAAAAACTTTAATGTTTCCATTGAAACATCAACGGCGATGAAAGTTCTTGATGAACGCTCTAAATAGACAATTCAGAAAAAATGGGATGAAATTGCTTCCATCCCATCGCTATATTCTTTGACTAATCTGATTAGTCTCTTCTTCCAAACAAAATCGAAGCGTAGTACAACAAAGTCACCAATGCTGACAAAGCTGCCACAACATAAGTCATCGCTGCCCACTTTAACGCATCTTTCGCACCATCATGCTCGGCAGTGTTGTGTGTCACTCCAGAACGATCTAACCACGCTAAAGCTCTTGCCGAAGCATCAAACTCTACCGGCAGCGTAATGAAACTGAATAGGGTTGTTAAGAACAATGCCCCTACCCCAACAGCAAGAACAATGTAATTACCTGAAAATGCCATCATCATCACACCGATCAACAATACCCATGAAGTCAAGCGCGAGGCCACACTTACCAACGGCACCATCGCCGAACGGAACTGTAACCAATTATATGCTGTCGCATGTTGCACTGCGTGGCCACACTCGTGTGCAGCAACCGCCGCCGCAGCGACAGAACGTCCATGATAAACCTCAGGACTTAAATTAACAGTTCTATTTCCAGGGTTATAGTGGTCAGTTAATTGACCTTCCACGGAAATAATCTGTACATCATTAATACCATTCTCGTTCAACATCTTTTGCGCAATCTCCGCACCAGACAACCCCGACGATAACGGCATCTCCGAATACTTCTTAAACTTACTCTTGAAACGGAACTGGACTATCCAGCTCACTAACATAATTCCAATAAAAATAATCCAGTACATCTATTGTATTTCTTTAATTTTCTAATTTACTAATACCCATCAAATCTAATTCCAAACCTTGATTTTCGGAAGTAAAAGACAAAATGGCATTTTAAAAGATGTTAGACATTAGACATAAGACATTAGACTCTGCATATATGATATTAACAAGACCACAAAATACTGCTTGCTAACCCGCCAAAGTCTAATGTCTTATGTCTAGTATCTAATTCAATTGAAACATCAAATTATTCTCTTCGATCATCTTGCGCAGGTTGGTCAATGCGTAGCGCATTCTGCCTAAAGCGGTATTGATGCTGACTTCGGTGATATCGGCGATATCTTTAAAGCTCATATCACAGAACAGGCGCATGATTAACACCTCTTTCTGATCATCAGGAAGCAATTGTATGATTTTTTTGAGATCTATGTCTCTTTGGGTTTTCAGCATTTTAGTTTCAACGCTGTCATCGGAGAACTGTAGGACTTCGAAGATATCGAATCCATCGTTATTGACAATATTAGGGGCTCTTTTCTCGCGGCGGAAATGGTCAATGACCATATTATGTGCAATACGCATCACCCAAGGCAAGAATTTACCCTCATCATTATAGCGACCAGCCTTTAAGGTATTGATCACTTTAATAAAAGTCTCTTGAAAGATATCCTCTGCAAGGTATTGATCCTTTACCTGGTGGTAAATAGAGGTATAGATTTTAGTTTTATATCGTTCTAATAAAACCTGTATTGCTCTTTCTTCGCCTTTGACGTACGCTTGAACCAGTTGTTGGTCACTTTTCTTATTCAATAGTTTCATAATTATTCCTCCACAAAAATGCTAGAGTATCTGCTATGTACTTGTAATGATTTTTTAAAGCGTATTCGTGTTTCGATAGGCGATTTGTTATTATTTATACTAAATCAAAGAGAATTAAAAATTCTGAGTATTCAAAAAGTTACGGTTGATTTTAACATTTCTTCACATTATACTAAACAACAAAAATGGCTCCAAATTTATCATTTGAAGCCATTTTTATGTAAAATATACCTCTACACTATTTATATAAAGGGAATTGAGCCATCATCTCTTTAACCTTTCCATGTATACGATTTAGCGCAGCTTCGTCGTTTCTACTAGTTAGGGCCTCATCGATAAGCTCACCGATCTGTACAATCTCTGTTTCACCGATACCACGAGTCGTGATCGCAGCAGTTCCGAAACGAACACCCGATGTAACGAACGGTGAACGTGTATCAAATGGAACCATGTTTTTGTTGGTCGTAATTCCGGCTAAGCCTAAGACTGCTTCTGCCTCTTTACCTGAAATATCCTTATTGCGTAGGTCAACCAACATCAAGTGGTTGTCTGTTCCGCCAGAAATAATCTTGTAATCTTTCTCTACAAAGAACTGAGCTAACGCTGCAGCATTTTGTTTTACTTGTTTGATGTATGTCAAATAGTCATCAGAAAGCGCTTCGCCATAAGCAATAGCTTTAGCCGCAATAGTATGTTCCAATGGACCACCTTGCGTACCTGGGAATACCGCTAAGTCTAATAACTGCGTGATCGTACGGATCTCGCCTTTTGGAGTTTTGATGCCCCAAGGGTTTTCGAAATCCTTACCCACCATGATCATACCACCACGAGGACCACGTAACGTCTTGTGCGTCGTAGTCGTTACGATATGACAGTGAGGAAGTGGATCGTTCAATAATCCGCGAGCGATTAAACCTGCAGGGTGAGAAATATCAGCAACAACTAGAGCACCGATTTCATCAGCTACCTTACGGATACGAGCGTAATCCCAATCGCGTGAGTATGCTGACGCACCACAGATAATAACCTTTGGTTTCTCTGCGCGCGCAGTTTCTTCTAATTTTTCGTAATCGATTAATCCAGTATCTTCTTTTACACCGTAGAATAACGGTTGGTAAAGTTTACCCGAGAAGTTTGCCGGAGAACCGTGAGTTAAGTGACCACCATGAGAAAGGTCGAATCCTAAAATCTTATCACCTGGTTTCAAGATCGCTAAGAATACTGCCGCATTCGCTTGCGCTCCTGAGTGTGGCTGAACGTTTACCCATTCAGCGCCAAATAATTCTTTAGCGCGATCGATTGCAATTGTCTCGATTTTATCGACTACTTCACAACCACCATAGTAACGTTTTCCTGGAAGTCCTTCAGCATATTTGTTCGTTAATACTGAACCAGCAGCTTCCATAACCTGCTTACTTACAAAGTTTTCCGATGCGATTAACTCAATACCTTCTTCTTGGCGTTTAAGCTCCTCGTTAATAAGATTAAAAATGGATTGATCTCTTTCCATGTTTGGGAATTTTTACAAATTTAGAATTATCGGCAAATATAGATAATATCAAAGAATTGGACTATCAATTACTTAACTTTTATCAGATATTTTGCTTTATTATGATATTGCTAAGCATTTAGCTCTTTTTTCAACAAAACTTGCGTTTGCAGGTTCACATTTTCGCCCTTCTGGTTAGAATAAGCCAATACTTCCTCCACAAAAGCATCAATCGACCCAACTTTAGCACCGGTATTTCGAATCAAATCGACCGTATATTTCTTCAATTGCAATACCGCCAACCAAGCCGCATCGCTAACGTATAATTGTTGGGTATAATTATGTTCAAACTCCGCCTCAATATCGCCAATTAACGTCTGCTGAAACTGCTCTACCGTCAAATCGCTCGAATAATTACGCTGCATTACCTGTTGCACATCCATACGATGCACTAATAACAAAAGCCTTTCATAAGCGGAGGTTCTCAAGGTTTCCTTGCCCACAGCTTTTGGTCGCTTCATGACGTTTAGCTTCACAAAAAAGCGCTCTATTTTTGGCCATGCTAGCCTAAAAGCAAGCAGCAGACCTGCAAAAACGCCAAATGCAACAACAAACAATGATTTAAAAAAATCAATTAATTCCGGGCTCAAACTCATACTGTTACCTGATTGTCAAAAATGTCCTAAATGTTAAATAATGCCTAAAAATATGTAATTTTGTTAAACAATTTATACGAGGAAAGGATATGGCATCAGATAATTTAACAGCAGTAGCGCCAGTAACACTTACTGAAGGGGCGCTAAAAGAACTAAAAAAGTTGATCGACCAACAGGAAATCAGTGAAGATTTCGGACTTCGTGTTGGCGTTGAAGGAGGTGGCTGTTCGGGAATGAGCTATATATTAGGCTTCGATCAAAAGAAAGATGGCGACACCGAATATGAAATCCATGGCATCCGTTTATTTATGAACAAAGCGCATGGCCTTTATCTTGCAGGTATGGAAATCGACTTCAAAAACGGTCTCGATGCTCGAGGATTTACGTTCAATAACCCAAACGCAACTAGCACCTGCGGATGCGGAAGTAGCTTCTCAGCATAACATTTTTTAGATATTAGACATTAGATTTTAGATATTAGAATTACAGGGCGCCGAAAGGACGCCTTTTTTTTTGAAATAGTAGTTAGTAGTAAGTATTTAGTAATGCGAATTAAGGGTTGAAATATATTGGAAAAAGCTTCTTAAAAAGAGGGTCGAAAACTTGTATAAAAGCCTGATTATCAGTATATTTATAATGTTCCTTAAGCATTATAAAAGAACATGATCAATCAGGCCAAGGCTCTAAAATTAATAAAATTATACCAGTATGTGTGTGATAAATATGACAGTGAACTGCAATATTACTGTCAGCGATTTTCAAACAATAACAAACCTGACTTTACTGATCAGGAGGTTTTGACCATCTATTTATTCAGTGTGCACGAGGAACAGCGGCTAAGGATCAAGCAGATTCATAAATTCGCCTCGGATTATCTGATGGATTGGTTTCCCAAGCTAACTTCGTACGTAGCATTCAACACCCGTATCAACCGCCTTTTTGATGTTTTGAGATCTCTCTGTCAGTCAGTTATAGAGGACTTTGCTCCAGAAGAGTGCTCCAGAGAATTTTCCCTACTGGACTCTATGCCCATCATAACCTGCAGTGGGACTAGAAGAGCAAAGGTAGCTCTGGAGATAACGGATAAAAGCTTCTGCTCAACGAAGAGGCTTTGGTATTTTGGATTAAAACTTCATGCGCTCAACAGCTATAACAAATCCACGCTGCCTCGTCCGGAAAGCATAGTAATAAGCAAGGCATCTGAAAGTGACCTGAACATATTTAAGGAGAATTGGGCATCCATCGCAGGTAGGACGTTCTTTGGTGACAAGATATACCGTGACGCCCCATTCTTCGAGTGGTTTTATAAAGAAAAGAAATCAATTATGTATACCCCGATAAGGGAAACCCAAGGAAAGCCGGATTGTTTAAAAAACAGGGATCGTGCTTATAATGATCTGTTTTCAAGAGCAGTATCTAGGGTAAGACAACCAATCGAATCCTTTTTTAATTGGATAAATGAAAAAACACAGATACAAAACGCAAGTAAGGTCAGATCTACCAAAGGACTATTAGTACATGTGTTCGGTAAATTAACAGCCTGTTTCATAAAGCCTATTTTCAAGCCTTAATTCGCATTAGTAGTTAGTATTTCCTCTATAAATACTAATCGAACCAGCCTTTAAAGATCATCTAAAGGCTTGTTTCTATTTGATTAGGCATAGTCTTGCTTTACCAGGCATTTGCCTAGTCCGCTTTTAAATAATAATAATTTCCTCTACGAGCTTTTAGCTCACACGCAATTTCTTGCCAGAAAGTTCCTTATTATGCCAGTTTAGAAATCGGGGTATAGTCCACCATAAATACTAGGGCCTTGGTACTTTCCTTTAAAAGGCCTGCTAGATTGCTTGGGCAAAATAGGGTTCCTTTTTGGCTAATATGTTCCAAATTATCACCAACAGCTTTCTAGCATTTGCTATAAGCGCTTTGTTGTGGTGCATTCTTTTTCTGAATCGTTGATATCGCGCCATAAAAGCGCTTCCCTTTGTTCTGGATGCTCCCCAAGCACATTGTACGAGCATCAAGCGAAGATATTTATTTCCGTGTAGGGTCTTTCTTCCTTTAATCTTACCCGCACTTTGGTCGTTCCGCGGTCTAAGACCGGTCCAGCCTACTAAGGCTGTTGCCGATGTAAAGAATTTCATGTCCGTCCCTATTTCAGAAATGATACAGGCAGCTGCGTGCTCTTTCACTCCAGGTATGGTCACCAATAGTTCCATTTGAAGATTGAAATGCTGATAGCATAGCTTCAGTAACTCTTTCTTGCAGAATTCGAGCTGATCATGGTGGAAATTGATATCCTCCACGATCATCCTCAATATCTCGATGTCTACTGAAGTGAATGTTCCTGTAAGCGAAGCTCGGATCGTTTCCGCGCCGCTTTTCCTAACAATCCGAGCATGGACCAAGCTCAATAAATAATCCGGGTTCAAATGATTCTTAGCGATAGCCTGAACAACTTTCTTCATGGACTTGCAGCCGATATCAGAGACGTAATTACTCAAACGGATGTTGCATCTTTGAAGCATCTCATCCATTTCCTGTTCACTGCGACGCAATTGTTTGTTGAGCTTGGTAATCTTACGGTTGTAAAGCCGCAATTGTTGGATGATGCTAGGAGGAACAAAGCTCCCTTTAATCAGATCCTTCATCAAAACCGTAGCGATCCACTCGGCATCCTTGACATCGGACTTCCTTCCAGGAACCTGCTTGATGAACAGTGGATTGACCAATTTAACATCAAAATCCGATTCTAGAATATTCCATAACGGGTACCAATAGATACTGGTGCTCTCCATGGCAACAAGTCCGACACCATGATCAACAAGCGTGTCACGAAGCCGTTCAAGGTCAGGGGTTAAAGTCTTAAAAACCTCTTCATACTTTTCGTTGTTTTCACTTAGAATGCACATAAAAACACTATCTTTATGTACATCAAGACCACAAAATTTTTCCATAATTATGTTCTATAATTAATACTATAATGGAAACA
The DNA window shown above is from Sphingobacterium hotanense and carries:
- a CDS encoding NADH-quinone oxidoreductase subunit A translates to MDDPAQISEYGKILLMAIVGMLLVCATIFLAFVLSPKNPNPVKLSTYECGEESVGTSWIQFNPRFYVIALIFLLFDVELIFIFPWATVFGNADFIAADARWGWFTLVEMAIFIGILIVGLIYVWKSGDISWIKPQHKTPSVSVNIPSSAYDKLNQQTYAVRDYKEPLIEEVENVVSTTATAPKIGFKPKFKKPSSES
- the ffh gene encoding signal recognition particle protein; the encoded protein is MFSNLQDKLDRAFKVLKGQGNITEINVAETMKEIRKALLDADVNYKTAKTFTDDVKQKALGQNVLTSISPGQLLTKIMNDELTELMGGTVTELEITKNPTVILIAGLNGAGKTTFSGKLANFLKTQKNKKPLLVAGDVYRPAAIDQLEVLGQQVGVPVFVNRESTDPIGIAVAGVEEAKRNGNNVVIIDTAGRLAIDEALMQEITAVKDATQPHEILFVVDSMTGQDAVNTAKAFNDHLDFTGVVLTKLDGDTRGGAALSIKSVVNKPIKFIGTGEKMEALDVFHPDRMASRILGMGDVVSLVERAQQQFDEKQAAELQKKIRKNKFDFNDFKSQIQQIKKMGNMKDLMGMIPGVGKAIKDVEIDDDAFKPIEAIIDSMTPFERENPDAIDQRRRMRIAKGSGTDVNEVNKLMKQFGDMRKVMKQMSNPAMAAKMMRNMPKMPGKPF
- a CDS encoding zinc metallopeptidase, which encodes MYWIIFIGIMLVSWIVQFRFKSKFKKYSEMPLSSGLSGAEIAQKMLNENGINDVQIISVEGQLTDHYNPGNRTVNLSPEVYHGRSVAAAAVAAHECGHAVQHATAYNWLQFRSAMVPLVSVASRLTSWVLLIGVMMMAFSGNYIVLAVGVGALFLTTLFSFITLPVEFDASARALAWLDRSGVTHNTAEHDGAKDALKWAAMTYVVAALSALVTLLYYASILFGRRD
- a CDS encoding RNA polymerase sigma factor, encoding MKLLNKKSDQQLVQAYVKGEERAIQVLLERYKTKIYTSIYHQVKDQYLAEDIFQETFIKVINTLKAGRYNDEGKFLPWVMRIAHNMVIDHFRREKRAPNIVNNDGFDIFEVLQFSDDSVETKMLKTQRDIDLKKIIQLLPDDQKEVLIMRLFCDMSFKDIADITEVSINTALGRMRYALTNLRKMIEENNLMFQLN
- a CDS encoding serine hydroxymethyltransferase, with amino-acid sequence MERDQSIFNLINEELKRQEEGIELIASENFVSKQVMEAAGSVLTNKYAEGLPGKRYYGGCEVVDKIETIAIDRAKELFGAEWVNVQPHSGAQANAAVFLAILKPGDKILGFDLSHGGHLTHGSPANFSGKLYQPLFYGVKEDTGLIDYEKLEETARAEKPKVIICGASAYSRDWDYARIRKVADEIGALVVADISHPAGLIARGLLNDPLPHCHIVTTTTHKTLRGPRGGMIMVGKDFENPWGIKTPKGEIRTITQLLDLAVFPGTQGGPLEHTIAAKAIAYGEALSDDYLTYIKQVKQNAAALAQFFVEKDYKIISGGTDNHLMLVDLRNKDISGKEAEAVLGLAGITTNKNMVPFDTRSPFVTSGVRFGTAAITTRGIGETEIVQIGELIDEALTSRNDEAALNRIHGKVKEMMAQFPLYK
- a CDS encoding DUF7935 family protein codes for the protein MSLSPELIDFFKSLFVVAFGVFAGLLLAFRLAWPKIERFFVKLNVMKRPKAVGKETLRTSAYERLLLLVHRMDVQQVMQRNYSSDLTVEQFQQTLIGDIEAEFEHNYTQQLYVSDAAWLAVLQLKKYTVDLIRNTGAKVGSIDAFVEEVLAYSNQKGENVNLQTQVLLKKELNA
- a CDS encoding HesB/IscA family protein, which codes for MASDNLTAVAPVTLTEGALKELKKLIDQQEISEDFGLRVGVEGGGCSGMSYILGFDQKKDGDTEYEIHGIRLFMNKAHGLYLAGMEIDFKNGLDARGFTFNNPNATSTCGCGSSFSA
- a CDS encoding transposase, producing the protein MINQAKALKLIKLYQYVCDKYDSELQYYCQRFSNNNKPDFTDQEVLTIYLFSVHEEQRLRIKQIHKFASDYLMDWFPKLTSYVAFNTRINRLFDVLRSLCQSVIEDFAPEECSREFSLLDSMPIITCSGTRRAKVALEITDKSFCSTKRLWYFGLKLHALNSYNKSTLPRPESIVISKASESDLNIFKENWASIAGRTFFGDKIYRDAPFFEWFYKEKKSIMYTPIRETQGKPDCLKNRDRAYNDLFSRAVSRVRQPIESFFNWINEKTQIQNASKVRSTKGLLVHVFGKLTACFIKPIFKP
- a CDS encoding IS110 family RNA-guided transposase, which codes for MEKFCGLDVHKDSVFMCILSENNEKYEEVFKTLTPDLERLRDTLVDHGVGLVAMESTSIYWYPLWNILESDFDVKLVNPLFIKQVPGRKSDVKDAEWIATVLMKDLIKGSFVPPSIIQQLRLYNRKITKLNKQLRRSEQEMDEMLQRCNIRLSNYVSDIGCKSMKKVVQAIAKNHLNPDYLLSLVHARIVRKSGAETIRASLTGTFTSVDIEILRMIVEDINFHHDQLEFCKKELLKLCYQHFNLQMELLVTIPGVKEHAAACIISEIGTDMKFFTSATALVGWTGLRPRNDQSAGKIKGRKTLHGNKYLRLMLVQCAWGASRTKGSAFMARYQRFRKRMHHNKALIANARKLLVIIWNILAKKEPYFAQAI